Genomic DNA from Candidatus Eisenbacteria bacterium:
TGAACGGCTCTTCGCCGCGGATGCTCTTGTGGTGAAGCTTGAGGCGGGCGCGGCATTCACCGATCGTCTTCTCCGGCTTCGCTGGAACGACCCGCGGCTTCTTCGGATGGGGCCGGTCGCATGATCGTTCTCGGGATCGAGACCTCGTCCCGCTGGGCGGGGGTGGCGCTCCTCGGACCGGAAGGACCGATCGGCGAGTTCCACCTGCGCGAGGGGGGGCGCACCGAACACATTCACCTTTTAACCGTGAGGCTTTTGGAGGCGGCCGGTCTCGACCCCTCGTCGATCGGCGCCGTCGCGGTCTCCCTCGGTCCCGGGTCGTTCACCGGGCTCCGCATCGGCCTCGGTGCGGCGAAGGGGCTCGCGCTTGCGACCGGATGCCCGGTCGTCGGCGTTCCGCTCCCGCCCCTCCTTGCGGAGGCGGCCCTCCCGTGGGAGGGGGAGACGGCGGTTTGGGTGGACGCGGGGCGCGGCGAGGTGCACGGGACGGTCTTCCGAGGCGGCGAGGAGACGGGCGCGGGCCGGACTGTTTCGCCCGAAGCCGAGATGGAGCGCCTCGGCGGGGGGGAGGTTCTCTTCGTCGGGACGGGCGCCCTTCGGTATCGTGCGCTCGTCGAGGATCGGCTCGGGCATCGGGCGCGCTTTCTCGAGGGGAGGCGGAACTTCCCCGACGCGGGGAGGGTCGCCGCGCGCGGGGCGGAGCGGCTTCGCTCCGGAGCGAGCGACGCGATCGACGATCTCGTGCCGCTCTACCTCCGCGGGGCCGAGGCTCGGCCCGCGGCGAGGTAGGCGCGTTGGCCGAGGGAACGATCGTCTTTCGAAGGATGGAGGAGAACGACCTTCCCGCGATTCTCTCCATGGAGAAAGACCTCTTCCCGGATCCTTGGCCGCGATGGATCTTCCTCGAGGAGGTGCGCGATCGATCGATGTCCTTCGCGACCGTTGGAGAGGAGAACGGAGAGATCGTCTGTTACGGGATCGTGTGGATCGTGGGCGCGGAGTTTCACATCGCGAACATGGCGGTGCGAAGGGATCGCCAGGGCGCGGGAGTCGGCAAGAGGCTTCTCGACCGCGTGCTCAATGAGGGAAGGGGGCGGCGTTGCGGCGTCGCGACGCTGGAGGTCCGTCCCTCGAACGCGCGAGCGATCGGTCTTTATCGGAGCCGGGCGTTTCGCGAGGTGGCGATCCGCCGGGGGTACTATCGAAACGGCGAGGATGCGCTCGTGATGCTGCGCGAGCTCGATCCCGCATCGGAGTAATCGAGTGGCCTGGTTCAAGAAGAGCGAGAGAGGCCTGAAGACGCCGGCGAAGCGCGCCGTCCCGGACGGGCTCTGGATGCGTTGCGAGTTCTGCCAAGAGATCCTCTATCGGAAAGAGCTGGAGAGGGACTTCTGGATCTGCGACCGATGCGGCTTTCATTTCCGGATCAGCTCCGCCGAGTACGTTCGCATTCTCCTCGACGAGGGGAGTTTCTCCGAGATCGACCAGGATCTCGAGCCGCTCGACCCGCTCCGTTTCAAGGACTCGAAGAAGTACCCGGACCGTTTGAAGAAGTATCAGGAGCAGACCGGCCTCAAGGAAGCGATCCGAACCGGCACCGGCACGGTCGAGAGGATTCCGATTGTCTTCGCGGTTCTCGAGTTCTCCTTCGGCGGGGGAAGCCTGGGATCGGTGATGGGCGAGAAGATCGTTCGGGCGGCGGACCTCTCGCTCGCCACGCGCCGTCCGCTTATCATTCTCTCTTGCTCGGGGGGCGCGCGCATGCAGGAGGGGATTCTCTCCCTCATGCAGCTTGCGAAGACGAGCGTCGCGATCGGGAAGCTCGCCGAGCAGGCGATTCCCTTCATCTCGATCGTCACCCACCCGACGACCGGCGGCGTGAGCGCGAGCTTCGCGATGCAGGGGGATCTCATCCTCGCCGAGCCGAGGGCGCTGATCGGCTTCGCCGGCCCGCGCGTGATCCAGCAGACGATCGGGCAGGATCTCCCCGAGGGCTTCCAACGGTCCGAGTTTCTTCTCGACCACGGCATGGTCGATCTCGTCGTCTCCCGCCGCGACCTGAAGAGCCTGCTCGCGCGCGTTCTTCGGTACTTTCCCTATCCCGAATCCCCGAGGCCGGAAGGGAGCGCCGCCGGGGAGACGGAGAGGCGGTGAACGAGAAGCCCGGGCTGCGGTTCCTTCTCCTCCTTCTCCTTCTGCCGTTTCTCGCGCGAGGCGCCCCGCCGCCGGAGGAGCCTCTCTTCATCACCGGCGACCGCTTGATCGGTCGCGATCTCCGGAGCGAGACGAGCGTCCTCGAGATCGTCGGGAACGTCCGCTTCCTCGACCGGAGCCGCGGCGTCGCCGCGTTCGGCGATCGGGGCGCCTGGCGGGAGACGGGCGGGCTTCTCCTTCTCGAAGGGGCGGCGCGGGTTTATCGAGGCGGCGGGTGGTCGGCTGGCCCGGAAGCCGTGCTCGATCTCTCGAATGAAACGCTGACTTTCGATTCCGGCGTTCTCATCGTCGACGCGAACCGCACGATCGCCGCGGACCGCGGCCTCTTCTTCTTCGGGAAGGAAGGGGAGGGGGACCGCGTTCTCCTCACGGGCGAGGTGTCGGTGGTCGACACGGCCCGATTCGTTTCGGCCGACACGCTCGAGTTCCGGACGGACGACGAGGAGGGGATCGCGCTAGGCGAAGTCCTCCTCGAGCTTCTCCGCGAGCTCTACCGAGTGCGCGGGCGCGAGGCGCGTTTCTTCTCCGATCAAATCGTGGTGACCCGTGCGGCGGTCGCGGAGGAGCTCGATTCGCTCGGGCGAACGACCGGAACGCTGCGCGGAGACACGCTTGTGATCGAAACGGATTCGGAGCGGATCACCGCGATCGGCTCGACCGAGGGGGCTTACGACGAGGTCCGCACGCTCGCCGCGCGCACCGTGATGGAGGGGGACTCGAGCGCCGTCTATCTCTCGGGGAATCCGTCGCTCGAGCGGGATGGGGAGACGATGCGGGGCGACTCGATCGCGGTCCGTTTCTCCGAGGACGGGGACGAGGTCGAGCGCGTGGACGTGATCGGGAACGCATCGCTCGCGAGCGTTCGGGAGGATTCGATCCGCGTCGAGAGGGGAGGCGTGCGCGCCGAGCGGATCACGCTCCGCTTCGAGAAGGGGGAGCTTCGCACCGTCGAGGCGGTGGGGGGGGCGGCGAGCGATCGAAGCGTCGAGGATCGCGCGGCGGGGACGCGCGAAGGGAACCAAGCGATCGGCGACACAATCCGTTTCTTCTTCAAAGATGAAGAGCTCGAGGAGATCCGGGTGGTGGGGAGCGCGTCGGGGGACAACCTCACGGGAGGGATCGAACAGACCGCGGAGGAGGAGGAGAAGGAGAAGACCCGCTACCGCGGAGACGATGTCCGGTTCGACGTGGTCCGAAACCGCGTCTATCTGAGCGGGAACGCGCACGTCGAGCGCGGGACGATGAAGCTCGACGCGGAACGGATCCGTTACGAGATTGACCGCTCGATCGTGACCGCGCAGGGAAGTCCCGTGCTCCAAGACGCGGATCAGCGCGTCGACGGGGAGCGGATGGTCTACAACGTGGACAAGGGCCAGGGAACGATCCACGACGGGGTCACGAAATACGAACAGGGAATCTGTTATGGATCGAAGATTCATCGGTTGAACGACGAGACGCTGCTCCTCGAGGGGGGGCGGTACACGAGCTGCGAAGAGGAGAATCCGCACTACTACTTCCGCGCGGACCGGATGAAGATCTATCTCGACGACAAGACGGTGGTGCGCCCCATCATTCTACACATCGCGGACATCCCACTCCTCGCGCTCCCGCATTACCTCTTCCCGCTCAAAGGGGGGCGCGCGAGCGGGTTCCTCCTTCCGAACATCGAGTTCGGCTTCTCGGAGAGCAAGGGGCGCTTCATCCGGAACGGCGGCTATTTCTGGGCGGTCAACGACTACGCGGATCTCACCTTCCGCGGGGACTTTTTCCAAAACTCGCACTGGATCGCCTACCTGGACGCGCGTTATCGGGTCCGCTATCTCCTCAGCGGATCGGCCCGGTCCTCCTACCAGAGCTCCGCGAGCGGAAGGAAACGCTGGAGCGTGCAGGCGGACCACAACCAGGAGCTCGGCGAGAACCTCGACCTCACGATGCGGGCGAACTTCGTCTCCGACAAGCTCTATCGGGTCGAGCAGTCGACGACCCTCCAGGAGCTCGACCGCACGCTGAAATCCGATCTCGTCTTGAAGAAGCGATGGAAGGACATGTCGTTCAGCGGGCAGCTCACGAGGACCGAGCAGCTCGACCGCGACCGGATCGACGAGACGCTTCCGTCGCTCCAATTCACGATGAACCGCCGGGAGCTGATCGCTCCTCCCGAGACTCGCCCGGGGGAGGTTTCAACCCGCCGCTGGTACAACGACATCTACTATCAATACAGTTCGCGCCTCCTGAACTCGAGAGAGAGAAACGGGGATGTCCGGAAGGACCGCGCCGGGTGGGGCCACGACATGAGCACGAACCTCTCCCGGCGCTTTGGGGAGTGGCTCGGGTACAGCGCGCGCATGCAGTGGAGCGAGACCTGGTACGACCGGGACGAGCTGGGCCAGAAGCGCGTGCGCCGCGGGATGTGGAACGCCTCGACGAGCGTGAACACGAACGTGTACGGCACCTTCTTCCCGAGGATCGGACCGCTCGTCGGACTCCGCCACATCATCACGCCCGCCTTCTCGTTCACGTACCGTCCGAAGAACCCGAACCATTTCTACGTCGAGGACGGGGTCGAGAAGGACCGCTTCACCGGTTTTGGGGGATTCGGCTCCTCGCAGCGGGCGGCGCGGAGCTTCGCGCTCAGCCTCGACAACAAGCTGCAAACGAAGTACCTCGCCGGCGGGGAGGAGCGGAAGAACGATCAGCTCCTCATGCTCTCCAACTCGATCGCCTACGATCTCGAGAGGGACCGAAGCCGGGGGGAGAAGCCGTGGTCGGATCTCTCCTCGTCCCTTCGCTTCCAGCCGGTCAACTTCTTTAACTCCGAAGCATCGGTCTCTCACGATCCGTATGGGTGGGCGTTCCGCTCTTTCTCGGTCCGCTCCGGGTTCCGGTTCGACGGCGCCCTCGGCCCGGGCGCCGGGCGGCCCGCCGCCCCCGCGCCCGAAGATGGAGGCGAGCTTCTCGAGGAAGCCGCGGGCGCCGATCGGTCCCCCTTCGAGGATCCGGGGACCGATCCGTATCGAGGGGACTATCAGAGCCAGGGAAGAAGGACTCACGATTCCTCCGTGCTTCCGTGGAACCTCCAGGTCTCGCACAGCTTCTCCCGGGGCGCACAACGGGGAAACTTCACACAGTGGCTGAACACGAGCCTCGGTCTCGGTCTCACCTCCGGTTGGGACGTGGACTACGAGAACCGTTACGACCTCGAGGAGCGGAAGACCGTAAGCCAGGGTTTCCGGATCCGCCGCGATCTCCATTGCTGGGAGGCGAGCTTCCGCGGTCGATACTCGGGCCGGGAGTGGGAGTATTACTTCAACGTGCGCATCCGTGCCCACCCGGAGATCTACTACGAGAAGGGGGAGAGGAGGCTCGGCTTCTGAGGGCGCGCCCCTGCGGCCCAATCCGTCACGAACGATCGGGGCAGCGGGCGCTGCGCTCCTCGGGGACGCCTGCCGCTGTCACCTGCGCGTGTTTGAGTCGTCGGGGGCGCGGGTCCTGTCGGCCATCCGCCCGCTGCCGTGCTCGCTGTCGCTGCGCGCGTCGCGGGCGCCCGTGGCCGCCACCCGCGCGTGGCGCGGTCGTCGGACGGCGGGAACCAAACGCCGGGAGCGGTCTTGCTTCGGAGCTCTCCGTTCTCACGATTCGGTACCTGATACCCCATTTCCCCGCAGGAAGCATTCCCAACAGTCGAGTCATTGCCCGGAAACAGGGTATCGGAAACAGGGTATCAGGTACCGAATTCAGGGAGAGGCGGATCCGATCCAGCGAAGAGGGGAAGCTCCGGAGCCGAGGGTGAGGCTCGCTTGCTCAAACATGCCGCGCGCGGCGCGCGGCAACCTCCAGTTGACACGCCCCCGGGCGTGTGCTAACGTTAGATCCCGTGTGCGGTTCGACTCCCCGGTCGACCCCGAGAGGAAGGAAAACCATTACCATGAGAAAGCTCTCTCCGATCGGACTTCTGCTCGCCCTCTTCGTTCTGGGCGGCTGCTCCCTCTTCGGCCTCTTCGGCGAGAGGGGCCCCCAGACGTTCACGATCTTCTTCTCCACCGAGACCGAGGGCGAGCTGAAGCCCTGCGGCTGACACGGGAAGGGGAAAGGTGGGCTGGCCCGGCGGGCCGGCGAGATTCAGGCGCGGCGAGCAGAGCACGAAGTGCTCGTCCTCGATACCGGCAACTTCATCGCCCGGAGGAAAGCTTCCTACGGATACGACACGCCCCTCACCCTCCAGTCGCTCGAGCGGATGGGGTACCACGCGCTCGCGATCGGCGACAAGGAGATCAGCTGGGGTCTCGACGAGCTCGAGCAAGAACTGAATGCGCACAACCTTCCCGCCGTATCGAACAACATCATCGACATCGGGACGGGAAAGACGCGCTTCGATCCGTATCGGATCGTGAAGGTCGGCCGGATCAAGGTCGGCGTCACCGCGACGATCGGAGGAAGCGCGGTCATTCCGAGCACGCTGAAGGAGCGCGAGGGGATCGAGATCGAGGATCCGGTCGCCCGCTCCCGCGACGTGCTTG
This window encodes:
- the tsaB gene encoding tRNA (adenosine(37)-N6)-threonylcarbamoyltransferase complex dimerization subunit type 1 TsaB, which produces MIVLGIETSSRWAGVALLGPEGPIGEFHLREGGRTEHIHLLTVRLLEAAGLDPSSIGAVAVSLGPGSFTGLRIGLGAAKGLALATGCPVVGVPLPPLLAEAALPWEGETAVWVDAGRGEVHGTVFRGGEETGAGRTVSPEAEMERLGGGEVLFVGTGALRYRALVEDRLGHRARFLEGRRNFPDAGRVAARGAERLRSGASDAIDDLVPLYLRGAEARPAAR
- the rimI gene encoding ribosomal protein S18-alanine N-acetyltransferase, with amino-acid sequence MAEGTIVFRRMEENDLPAILSMEKDLFPDPWPRWIFLEEVRDRSMSFATVGEENGEIVCYGIVWIVGAEFHIANMAVRRDRQGAGVGKRLLDRVLNEGRGRRCGVATLEVRPSNARAIGLYRSRAFREVAIRRGYYRNGEDALVMLRELDPASE
- a CDS encoding acetyl-CoA carboxylase carboxyltransferase subunit beta, which codes for MAWFKKSERGLKTPAKRAVPDGLWMRCEFCQEILYRKELERDFWICDRCGFHFRISSAEYVRILLDEGSFSEIDQDLEPLDPLRFKDSKKYPDRLKKYQEQTGLKEAIRTGTGTVERIPIVFAVLEFSFGGGSLGSVMGEKIVRAADLSLATRRPLIILSCSGGARMQEGILSLMQLAKTSVAIGKLAEQAIPFISIVTHPTTGGVSASFAMQGDLILAEPRALIGFAGPRVIQQTIGQDLPEGFQRSEFLLDHGMVDLVVSRRDLKSLLARVLRYFPYPESPRPEGSAAGETERR
- a CDS encoding LPS-assembly protein LptD gives rise to the protein MNEKPGLRFLLLLLLLPFLARGAPPPEEPLFITGDRLIGRDLRSETSVLEIVGNVRFLDRSRGVAAFGDRGAWRETGGLLLLEGAARVYRGGGWSAGPEAVLDLSNETLTFDSGVLIVDANRTIAADRGLFFFGKEGEGDRVLLTGEVSVVDTARFVSADTLEFRTDDEEGIALGEVLLELLRELYRVRGREARFFSDQIVVTRAAVAEELDSLGRTTGTLRGDTLVIETDSERITAIGSTEGAYDEVRTLAARTVMEGDSSAVYLSGNPSLERDGETMRGDSIAVRFSEDGDEVERVDVIGNASLASVREDSIRVERGGVRAERITLRFEKGELRTVEAVGGAASDRSVEDRAAGTREGNQAIGDTIRFFFKDEELEEIRVVGSASGDNLTGGIEQTAEEEEKEKTRYRGDDVRFDVVRNRVYLSGNAHVERGTMKLDAERIRYEIDRSIVTAQGSPVLQDADQRVDGERMVYNVDKGQGTIHDGVTKYEQGICYGSKIHRLNDETLLLEGGRYTSCEEENPHYYFRADRMKIYLDDKTVVRPIILHIADIPLLALPHYLFPLKGGRASGFLLPNIEFGFSESKGRFIRNGGYFWAVNDYADLTFRGDFFQNSHWIAYLDARYRVRYLLSGSARSSYQSSASGRKRWSVQADHNQELGENLDLTMRANFVSDKLYRVEQSTTLQELDRTLKSDLVLKKRWKDMSFSGQLTRTEQLDRDRIDETLPSLQFTMNRRELIAPPETRPGEVSTRRWYNDIYYQYSSRLLNSRERNGDVRKDRAGWGHDMSTNLSRRFGEWLGYSARMQWSETWYDRDELGQKRVRRGMWNASTSVNTNVYGTFFPRIGPLVGLRHIITPAFSFTYRPKNPNHFYVEDGVEKDRFTGFGGFGSSQRAARSFALSLDNKLQTKYLAGGEERKNDQLLMLSNSIAYDLERDRSRGEKPWSDLSSSLRFQPVNFFNSEASVSHDPYGWAFRSFSVRSGFRFDGALGPGAGRPAAPAPEDGGELLEEAAGADRSPFEDPGTDPYRGDYQSQGRRTHDSSVLPWNLQVSHSFSRGAQRGNFTQWLNTSLGLGLTSGWDVDYENRYDLEERKTVSQGFRIRRDLHCWEASFRGRYSGREWEYYFNVRIRAHPEIYYEKGERRLGF